The Methanothrix sp. DNA window AATACCTGACATCAACAAACTGAGAGACGAAATCAATATCTGGCAACAGGAACGAAATGCAATCCGCGCAACTGTACAGTGGAAGTTCAGCAAAGATAACGCCAGAGCAAAACTCAAACGACACTACAATACGGTTAAAAATTAATGTTACGGAGCACTCCAACAGCAAACTCCGATCGTCAGGATTCTCTACCATACTTTTACAGCAATTTCGGCACGCTGCCCTCAGCAAGAAACAGCACGACATCTCATGCATTCTTGAAAAGAGTCCTGAGCATGTGTAAGCCGGAGGAGATCTTTCTGGACAAAGGACCATCGTACAGAGACGCACTCTGCCGGCCTGGCATAAAAGTCGGATACGAATCTTTTGGGGCTTCAACTTTGTTGAGGCCTCTCGACGACAGTCGAGAGTGATCGAAGCCTCGTGGAGTCTGTATTCCCTCCTTCAAGCAAAGAGCAAACGCTCTTATGTATTCAGCAACTTGAAG harbors:
- a CDS encoding IS630 family transposase, with protein sequence IPDINKLRDEINIWQQERNAIRATVQWKFSKDNARAKLKRHYNTVKN